From the Panthera leo isolate Ple1 chromosome C1, P.leo_Ple1_pat1.1, whole genome shotgun sequence genome, one window contains:
- the LOC122226816 gene encoding olfactory receptor 2G3-like, whose product MQELNQSSVTEFILLGFAPNPRTNPLLFTFFLTFYLLILISNSLLITLIHQDSRLHIPMYFFISVLSTLDVCYTTTTVPQMLVHILSEKRTISFARCVAQMYIFLLFGVTESWLFSIMSVDRYVAICHPLRYKIIMSHWMCLLMVGICAAYGVVGGLCYTFFAMSLPYCGPNEIDHYFCEVPAVLKLACADTSLNDLVDFITGFNVIVVPLSLVVIVYANIFATIMKIHSAQGRVKAFSTCASHITVVTMFAIPCIIMYMSPGSDSLSNNGKKMALFYNIATAFLNPVIYSLRNKDVKKAFLKLMGQSRAPQ is encoded by the coding sequence ATGCAAGAACTCAACCAGTCCTCCGTGACGGAATTCATTCTATTGGGTTTTGCCCCCAACCCTAGGACCAACCCTCTGCTCTTCACCTTCTTTCTCACCTTTTACCTGCTAATCCTCATAAGCAACAGCCTCCTCATCACCCTTATTCACCAGGATTCTCGCCTCCACATACCCATGTACTTTTTCATCAGTGTCCTCTCCACGCTGGACGTGTGCTACACAACCACTACCGTGCCCCAGATGCTTGTGCATATTCTCAGTGAGAAGAGGACCATCTCTTTTGCTAGATGTGTGGCCCAGATGTACATCTTCCTCCTCTTTGGGGTCACTGAGTCCTGGCTTTTCTCTATCATGTCTGTGGACAGGTACGTGGCCATCTGCCATCCTCTCCGGTATAAGATCATCATGAGCCATTGGATGTGCCTCCTCATGGTGGGCATCTGTGCAGCCTATGGTGTGGTGGGTGGCCTGTGCTATACCTTCTTTGCTATGAGTCTGCCCTACTGTGGCCCTAATGAAATTGACCACTACTTCTGTGAGGTCCCTGCTGTCCTAAAGCTGGCCTGTGCAGACACATCCCTCAATGACTTGGTGGACTTCATCACGGGCTTCAATGTCATTGTGGTCCCACTGTCCCTGGTTGTCATCGTCTATGCCAACATCTTTGCCACCATCATGAAGATCCACTCAGCCCAGGGACGGGTcaaggccttctccacctgtgcctCCCACATCACTGTGGTCACCATGTTCGCCATTCCATGCATCATTATGTACATGAGCCCTGGCTCTGACTCCTTGTCAAACAATGGCAAGAAAATGGCCCTTTTTTATAACATTGCCACAGCCTTCCTCAACCCTGTCATCTACAGTCTGAGGAACAAGGACGTGAAAAAGGCTTTCCTCAAATTGATGGGACAGAGCAGGGCCCCACAGTGA
- the LOC122226815 gene encoding olfactory receptor 2A12-like, with product MQDLRWGNHSSLTEFILLGFSRNTEINVILFSVFLFLYLITLLGNGLIITLIRMDSRLHTPMYFFLSVLSIMDMGYVTTTVPQMLVHLVCKEKTISYIGCVAQMYIFLMLGITESWLFAIMAYDRYVAICHPLRYKVIMSPLLCGSMVAFCGFWGISCAMIYTVSTMILPYCGPNEINHFFCEVPAVLKLACADTSLNDQVDFILGFILLLVPLSLIIIVYINIFAAILRIRSAQGQLKAFSTCASHITVVTMFSIPCMVMYMRPGSESSPEEDKKLALFYNIISAFLNPIIYSLRNKDVKRAFLKVTGWGKATE from the coding sequence ATGCAAGACTTACGCTGGGGAAACCATAGCTCTCTTACTGAGTTTATTCTTTTAGGATTCTCTCGTAACACAGAGATAAATGTTATTCTATTcagtgtcttcctcttcctctacctcATCACTCTTCTGGGCAATGGGCTTATTATCACCTTGATACGCATGGACTCCCGCCTCCACAcacccatgtactttttcctcagtGTCCTATCCATTATGGATATGGGCTATGTCACCACCACAGTGCCCCAGATGCTGGTACACCTGGTTTGCAAGGAGAAGACCATCTCCTACATTGGATGTGTGGCGCAGATGTACATCTTCCTGATGCTAGGAATCACTGAGTCTTGGCTTTTTGCAATCATGGCTTATGACAGGTATGTGGCCATTTGCCATCCCCTGAGGTATAAAGTCATTATGAGCCCTTTGCTATGTGGGTCAATGGTGGCCTTCTGTGGATTCTGGGGTATCAGCTGTGCCATGATATACACTGTCTCTACTATGATTCTTCCCTATTGTGGTCCTAATGAGATCAATCACTTCTTCTGTGAAGTACCTGCAGTCTTGAAGTTGGCCTGTGCAGACACATCTCTCAATGATCAGGTGGACTTCATCTTGGGCTTCATTCTTCTGTTGGTCCCACTCTCCCTCATCATCATTGTCTACATCAATATTTTTGCTGCCATCTTGAGAATTCGCTCAGCCCAAGGGCAGCTCAAGGCCTTTTCCACCTGTGCCTCCCACATTACTGTTGTCACTATGTTCTCTATACCATGTATGGTTATGTACATGAGACCTGGTTCTGAATCTTCCCCAGAAGAAGATAAGAAGTTGGCTCTATTCTACAACATCATCTCTGCCTTCCTCAATCCTATCATCTATAGTCTTAGGAACAAAgatgtaaagagagctttcctcaAAGTGACAGGCTGGGGTAAAGCCACAGAATGA